In Blattabacterium cuenoti, the following proteins share a genomic window:
- the mutS gene encoding DNA mismatch repair protein MutS has translation MNKKNTILHKKKEETPLMKQYNDIKNKYPDTILLFQVGDFYETFGEDAIKCSELLNIALTKRSSIYLAGFPCHSINTYLPKLIKFGLRIAICDQLEESKKGKNLVKRGVTEIVTPGLALNDNILKTKSNNFLASVHVEKNDLGLSLLDISTGEFLLVEDNKSKILQYITHFNPSEILFQRSKKDFFDKFLKKKYHTFLIEDWIFNYSFAYEKLTLHFKTNSLKGFGINDLKLGIIASGVILSYLHDTHHFKIQHISNIRKIKKEEYLWIDDFTFRNLEIFSSINKDGVSLIEIMDQTITPMGGRLLKNWISFPLINIDCIKKRHQIVLEIYDNNKIRTFIRNKLKYIYDIERIISKIAIGKINPRELFTLHKSLEIIEKIRNEFLKQKSDLFINIGNSLDKCDFISKKIIQTIEKDPPNQIEKGKGNVIVKGFSKELDEIRTLYFSQKEYLDKLLLEEQLKTKIQNIKIGYNNIFGYFFEIRRNIKKNKIPSYWIQRQTLANSERYITERLKNYESKIFSAELKIFILEKKIFIDLIDEILKDIRILQKNAKIIAKLDVLSSFSNLSLENCYTKPIINKSTDLFIKDGRHPVIEKKFISKTSYIPNDIILNKSNQQILIITGANMSGKSAILRQTAIIILMAHVGCFVPAKEAKIGLIDKIFSRVGASDNISLGESTFMVEMNETANILNNLSKRSFLILDEIGRGTSTYDGISIAKSIIEFLHEHPLRPITLFATHYHELNNMNLLFKRIKNLHVIVKKINNNIIFMRKLAPGGSEHSLGIYVAKISGMPKKIICKAKSILKQDINEKNKREKIFYYLKEIKNLLDDK, from the coding sequence ATGAATAAAAAAAATACTATTCTTCATAAGAAAAAAGAAGAAACTCCACTAATGAAACAATATAATGATATAAAAAATAAATATCCAGATACAATCCTATTATTTCAAGTTGGAGATTTTTATGAAACTTTTGGGGAAGATGCAATTAAATGTTCAGAACTACTAAACATTGCCTTAACTAAAAGATCTAGTATATATTTAGCTGGGTTCCCATGTCATTCTATAAATACTTATTTACCAAAATTAATAAAATTTGGATTACGTATAGCAATTTGTGATCAACTAGAAGAATCAAAAAAAGGAAAAAATCTCGTTAAAAGAGGTGTAACAGAAATTGTTACTCCAGGTTTAGCATTAAACGATAACATTTTAAAAACTAAATCAAATAATTTTTTAGCTTCTGTTCATGTAGAAAAAAACGATTTAGGATTAAGTTTACTGGATATTTCTACAGGAGAATTTCTTCTTGTAGAAGATAATAAAAGTAAAATTTTGCAATATATAACTCATTTTAATCCTAGTGAAATTCTATTTCAAAGAAGTAAAAAAGATTTTTTTGATAAGTTTTTAAAAAAAAAATATCATACATTTTTAATAGAAGATTGGATATTCAATTATTCATTTGCATATGAAAAATTGACATTGCATTTTAAAACGAATTCTTTAAAAGGATTTGGAATAAATGATCTAAAACTAGGGATTATAGCTTCTGGAGTAATATTATCATATTTGCATGATACACATCATTTTAAAATACAACATATATCTAACATACGAAAAATAAAAAAAGAGGAATATTTGTGGATAGATGATTTTACCTTCCGTAATTTAGAAATATTTAGTTCTATTAATAAAGATGGAGTTTCTTTAATAGAGATAATGGATCAAACAATTACCCCAATGGGAGGGCGATTATTAAAAAATTGGATTTCTTTCCCTCTCATAAATATAGATTGTATAAAAAAACGTCATCAAATAGTACTTGAAATATATGATAATAATAAAATACGAACATTCATAAGAAATAAACTTAAATATATTTATGATATAGAGAGAATAATTTCTAAAATAGCTATTGGTAAAATAAATCCTAGAGAATTATTCACATTACATAAATCTTTAGAAATCATTGAAAAAATAAGGAATGAATTTTTAAAACAAAAATCAGATCTATTCATAAATATAGGAAATTCACTTGATAAATGTGATTTTATATCCAAAAAAATAATTCAAACTATTGAAAAAGACCCTCCAAATCAAATAGAAAAAGGAAAAGGAAATGTTATAGTTAAAGGTTTTTCTAAAGAATTGGATGAAATACGAACATTATATTTTTCACAAAAAGAATATTTAGATAAACTTCTTTTAGAAGAACAATTGAAAACAAAAATCCAGAATATAAAAATAGGTTATAATAACATATTTGGATATTTTTTTGAAATCAGAAGAAATATAAAAAAAAATAAAATTCCATCTTATTGGATACAAAGACAAACATTAGCAAACTCAGAAAGATATATAACAGAAAGATTAAAGAATTATGAATCAAAAATTTTTAGCGCTGAATTGAAAATTTTTATACTAGAAAAAAAAATATTTATTGATTTAATAGATGAAATATTAAAAGATATAAGAATTTTGCAAAAAAATGCAAAAATTATAGCAAAACTTGATGTATTATCTTCATTTTCTAATTTATCATTAGAAAATTGTTATACAAAACCAATTATAAACAAATCCACAGATTTGTTTATAAAAGACGGAAGACATCCGGTAATTGAAAAAAAATTTATATCTAAAACTTCTTACATTCCTAATGATATCATTTTAAATAAATCAAATCAGCAAATTTTAATTATAACAGGGGCTAATATGTCTGGAAAGTCAGCTATTTTACGTCAAACTGCTATCATTATACTTATGGCACATGTTGGGTGTTTTGTTCCTGCAAAAGAAGCAAAAATAGGATTAATAGATAAAATATTCAGTAGGGTTGGTGCCTCTGATAATATCTCCTTAGGAGAGTCTACATTTATGGTAGAAATGAATGAAACAGCTAATATACTAAATAATCTATCCAAAAGAAGTTTTTTAATATTGGATGAAATAGGAAGAGGAACTAGTACATATGATGGCATTTCAATAGCAAAATCCATTATTGAATTTTTACATGAACATCCCTTACGACCTATTACCTTATTTGCTACTCATTATCATGAATTAAATAATATGAATCTTCTTTTTAAAAGAATAAAAAATTTACATGTTATTGTTAAAAAAATTAATAACAATATTATTTTTATGAGAAAATTAGCTCCTGGTGGAAGCGAACATAGTCTTGGAATTTATGTAGCAAAAATATCCGGAATGCCTAAGAAAATTATCTGTAAAGCAAAAAGCATCCTGAAACAGGATATAAATGAAAAAAATAAGAGAGAAAAGATATTTTATTATTTAAAAGAAATAAAAAATTTATTAGATGATAAATGA
- the guaB gene encoding IMP dehydrogenase, with protein sequence MSLDKKILKEALTFDDVLLVPSYSEVLPSEVSLKTSLTSDIILNIPILSAAMDTVTESSLAISIAREGGIGIIHKNMDIKNQSEEVYKVKRSESGMIDDPITLSRNSTLKHAQYLMKRYKISGLPVIDKDHVLVGIITRRDIKYRTDLESLVENVMTKKKLITSSKNITLEEAKNILLRERIEKLPIVDDNNILIGLITIRDIDNLIKHPNACKDSRGRLRVGAAVGIEKNTLERVGSLIKVGVDIIAIDSAHGHSLKILNIIKSIKHSFPEIPLIAGNVVTEKGAKDLIKVGANVLKVGIGSGSICTTRVIAGVGMPQVTAINNVYEYAKKRNVNIISDGGIRYSGDVVKAIASGACSVMIGSLFAGTDESPGEEVIFHGRRFKTYVGMGSLTAMKKGSKDRYFQFNKKYVSEGIEAIVPYKGKMKDVIYQICGGLRSGMGYCGVSTIAGLIKKSKFVKITNSGLKENHPHSVSMIKETPNYYRNK encoded by the coding sequence ATGTCTTTAGATAAAAAGATTTTAAAAGAAGCTTTAACTTTTGATGATGTTTTATTAGTTCCATCCTATTCAGAAGTACTTCCATCAGAGGTTTCTCTCAAGACTTCTTTAACATCTGATATTATACTTAATATTCCCATATTAAGTGCAGCTATGGATACAGTAACTGAATCTTCATTAGCAATTTCCATTGCTAGAGAAGGAGGAATAGGCATTATTCATAAAAATATGGATATCAAGAATCAATCAGAGGAAGTTTATAAAGTGAAAAGAAGTGAAAGTGGAATGATAGATGACCCCATTACTCTTTCTAGAAATTCCACGTTAAAACATGCACAATACCTTATGAAAAGGTATAAAATATCAGGATTACCTGTAATTGATAAGGATCATGTATTAGTAGGAATAATTACTAGAAGAGATATTAAATATCGTACGGATTTAGAATCTCTAGTAGAAAATGTAATGACAAAAAAAAAATTAATTACTTCTTCCAAAAATATAACTTTAGAAGAGGCAAAAAACATTCTTTTAAGAGAAAGAATAGAAAAATTACCCATAGTAGATGATAACAATATATTAATAGGGTTAATTACAATTAGAGATATTGATAATTTAATAAAACATCCTAATGCATGTAAGGACTCTAGAGGTAGACTACGAGTAGGAGCAGCTGTAGGTATAGAAAAAAATACTTTGGAAAGAGTAGGTTCTTTAATTAAAGTAGGGGTAGATATTATAGCTATAGATTCCGCTCACGGACATTCATTAAAAATATTAAATATAATAAAATCAATTAAACATTCTTTTCCAGAAATACCATTAATTGCAGGAAATGTAGTAACAGAAAAAGGAGCAAAAGATCTTATAAAAGTAGGGGCTAATGTTTTAAAAGTAGGAATAGGTTCTGGTTCTATCTGCACTACTAGAGTTATAGCTGGAGTAGGAATGCCTCAAGTAACTGCAATAAATAATGTATATGAATATGCTAAAAAAAGAAATGTTAACATTATTTCTGATGGAGGAATTAGATATTCAGGTGATGTAGTAAAAGCAATTGCGTCTGGAGCATGTTCTGTAATGATTGGAAGTTTATTTGCTGGAACAGATGAATCTCCAGGAGAAGAAGTTATTTTTCATGGAAGAAGATTTAAAACTTATGTAGGAATGGGGTCTTTAACAGCTATGAAAAAAGGAAGTAAAGATCGTTATTTTCAATTTAATAAAAAATATGTTTCAGAAGGAATAGAAGCGATAGTCCCTTATAAGGGAAAAATGAAAGATGTAATATATCAAATTTGTGGTGGGTTACGTTCTGGGATGGGATATTGTGGAGTTTCTACAATTGCAGGATTAATAAAAAAGTCAAAATTTGTTAAAATAACAAATTCAGGTTTAAAAGAAAATCACCCGCATAGTGTAAGCATGATAAAAGAAACTCCAAATTATTATAGGAATAAGTAA
- the rplS gene encoding 50S ribosomal protein L19: MLQNIVKYIEDKYHHKNDFPLFNSGDTITVFFEIKEGEKKRIQSFKGVVIKKQGIGATKTFTIRKTSGGIGVERVFIFSQPNLKKIDINKKGKVRRSKIYYFRKLKGKKAKIKS, translated from the coding sequence ATGTTACAAAATATAGTGAAATATATAGAAGATAAATATCATCATAAAAATGATTTTCCATTATTTAATTCTGGCGACACTATAACTGTTTTTTTTGAAATTAAAGAAGGAGAGAAAAAAAGAATACAGTCTTTCAAAGGTGTTGTAATTAAAAAACAAGGAATAGGAGCAACTAAAACTTTTACTATAAGAAAAACAAGTGGAGGAATAGGTGTTGAACGTGTATTTATTTTCAGTCAACCCAATCTAAAAAAAATAGATATAAACAAAAAAGGAAAAGTAAGAAGATCAAAAATCTATTATTTTAGAAAACTAAAAGGAAAAAAAGCTAAGATAAAAAGTTGA
- the glmM gene encoding phosphoglucosamine mutase translates to MVLIKSSSGIRGTIGGENGKSFSPIDIIKFSSAYISWIRKKYKNKKEYVLILGRDGRKTSTFFKKLLIIIFQSLGINVIDIGLSTTPTVGIAIINEKADGGIMLTASHNPKNWNGLKMFNNYGEFLSENDYKMLFNIADKERFNFVSYKEIGNVVEKKDYIQKHIDKIISLPIIDKNVIEKAKFKIVVDGINSAGGIAVPLLLKSLGVSVIEIHCNPNGDFVHKPEPIKKNLIEICKKVPKYKADMGISVDPDVDRVVFVGNNGNFFGEEYTIVSIADFILKNKIGPVVSTLSSSQALKDLSEEIGAPYYSTPVGEVHVVKKMKEVNAIIGGEGNGGVIYPSLRYGRDALVGIALFLTYVAKLDKISLSNLKKRYNNYYMSKKKIRYSSYKKIFLNKIVKKYKGKKMDFSDGIKIYLLSNEWIHIRKSNTENIIRIHTESTSKKRSEFLSKEILKDIIEKK, encoded by the coding sequence TTGGTACTTATAAAATCTTCATCTGGAATTAGGGGAACGATAGGAGGAGAAAATGGAAAAAGTTTCTCACCAATTGATATAATTAAATTTTCTTCTGCATATATTTCTTGGATAAGAAAAAAATATAAAAATAAGAAAGAATATGTTCTTATTTTAGGAAGAGATGGACGTAAAACGTCTACTTTTTTTAAAAAATTACTAATAATAATTTTTCAAAGTTTAGGAATTAATGTTATTGATATTGGACTATCTACAACTCCTACTGTTGGAATAGCTATTATTAATGAAAAAGCTGATGGAGGTATAATGTTAACTGCTAGTCATAATCCAAAAAATTGGAACGGATTAAAAATGTTTAATAATTATGGAGAATTTTTATCAGAAAATGATTATAAAATGTTATTTAATATTGCAGATAAAGAACGTTTTAATTTTGTTTCTTATAAAGAAATAGGAAACGTTGTTGAAAAAAAAGACTACATACAAAAACATATAGATAAAATTATTTCATTACCAATTATAGATAAAAATGTTATTGAAAAAGCTAAATTTAAAATAGTAGTAGATGGAATAAACTCTGCCGGAGGAATAGCAGTACCTCTTCTATTGAAAAGTTTAGGAGTTTCTGTAATAGAAATACATTGTAATCCTAATGGAGATTTTGTTCATAAACCTGAGCCTATTAAAAAAAATTTAATAGAAATATGCAAAAAAGTCCCAAAATATAAAGCAGACATGGGGATCTCTGTAGATCCAGATGTAGATCGAGTAGTATTTGTTGGCAATAATGGAAATTTCTTTGGAGAAGAATATACAATAGTTTCTATTGCTGATTTTATCTTAAAAAATAAGATTGGGCCTGTAGTTTCTACATTATCTTCTTCGCAAGCTTTAAAAGATTTATCTGAAGAAATAGGTGCACCTTATTATTCAACTCCTGTTGGAGAGGTACATGTTGTTAAAAAAATGAAAGAGGTAAATGCTATTATAGGTGGAGAAGGGAATGGGGGGGTTATTTATCCAAGTCTCCGTTACGGAAGAGATGCATTAGTTGGAATAGCTTTATTTTTAACTTATGTTGCTAAATTAGACAAAATTTCTTTATCTAATTTAAAGAAAAGATATAATAACTATTATATGTCTAAAAAAAAAATAAGATATTCTTCTTATAAAAAAATTTTTTTAAATAAAATAGTAAAAAAATATAAAGGGAAAAAAATGGATTTTAGTGATGGAATTAAAATTTATTTATTAAGTAATGAATGGATTCATATAAGAAAATCCAATACAGAAAATATTATTAGAATACATACAGAAAGTACTTCTAAAAAAAGATCTGAATTTTTATCAAAAGAAATATTAAAAGATATAATAGAAAAAAAATAA
- a CDS encoding ABC transporter permease translates to MDFEWFFSKKTIWKSSSKNKTFQTVVIITQIVIFISLLITIFTFSIGFGFKNLTKEKLLNIKGQITVVNKDSENKIPIDSSKIKNSSLKNFLSIDNIKVKNIYPFAENNVLIGINNKILEKFIFKGIYENYNPIFFHYFLVSLEKKNNKNSFLSNNNILLSRKISFLLGLNIGSNLKIDFMIFKKRSSIPIIISKVFKIYGLYETGIPEFDNLYIIGNIKHIQSIYGWKKEFVEGFEIFLYNFYKKNIFNQKKYKNFLLKSANNEYYNDFITWINIFNTNIIIIVFIVFISLIINMITFILILILERMKTIGILKMMGARNKNIYYIFLFYIMHIFIPPLIIGNIIGISLLLIQKKFHILSLNKMQYFIDFIPVNLNYIDIIMINLSIIFICFLTVIFLSLFFINKIYPKKVIDFE, encoded by the coding sequence TTGGATTTTGAATGGTTTTTTTCTAAGAAAACAATCTGGAAAAGTTCTAGTAAAAATAAAACTTTTCAAACAGTAGTTATCATAACGCAAATAGTAATATTTATTAGTCTATTAATAACTATTTTTACTTTTTCAATAGGATTTGGATTTAAAAATCTTACAAAAGAAAAATTATTAAATATTAAAGGTCAAATTACTGTAGTAAATAAAGATTCAGAAAATAAAATTCCTATTGATTCTTCCAAAATCAAAAATTCATCTTTAAAAAATTTTTTATCAATTGATAATATTAAGGTTAAGAATATTTATCCATTCGCAGAAAATAATGTACTTATCGGAATAAATAATAAAATATTAGAAAAATTTATATTTAAAGGAATATATGAAAATTACAATCCTATTTTTTTTCACTATTTTTTAGTTAGCTTAGAAAAAAAAAATAATAAAAATAGTTTTTTATCAAATAATAACATTCTTTTATCTAGAAAAATATCTTTTTTATTAGGGTTAAATATTGGATCAAATCTAAAAATAGATTTTATGATATTTAAAAAAAGATCATCTATTCCTATTATTATATCTAAAGTCTTTAAAATTTATGGATTGTATGAAACTGGAATTCCAGAATTTGATAATTTATATATTATTGGAAATATAAAACATATCCAATCTATTTATGGATGGAAAAAAGAATTTGTAGAAGGATTCGAAATATTTTTGTATAATTTTTACAAAAAAAATATTTTTAATCAAAAAAAATACAAAAATTTTTTGTTAAAAAGTGCTAATAATGAATATTATAATGATTTTATTACATGGATTAATATATTTAATACTAATATTATTATAATTGTTTTTATTGTTTTCATTTCTTTAATTATCAACATGATAACATTTATTCTAATTCTTATTTTAGAAAGAATGAAAACTATAGGAATTTTAAAAATGATGGGAGCTAGAAATAAAAATATATACTATATATTTTTATTTTACATCATGCATATATTTATTCCTCCATTAATTATAGGAAATATAATTGGTATTAGTTTATTATTGATACAAAAAAAATTTCATATTTTATCATTAAATAAAATGCAATATTTTATTGATTTTATTCCTGTAAACTTAAATTACATTGATATTATTATGATAAACTTATCTATTATTTTTATCTGTTTTTTAACAGTTATTTTTCTTTCTTTATTTTTCATAAACAAAATTTATCCAAAAAAGGTTATAGATTTTGAATAA
- the dnaB gene encoding replicative DNA helicase, producing the protein MDHIKQGQGEDSYFYLNYSNSNFSKKGKIPPQALDLEQAIIGAIMIDKKGLDEVIDILYPEVFYKKEHQDIFNVIKKLYHNSQPIDLYTVSNELKSSEKLNSIGGEIYLIELTQKVISSAHIEYHSRIILQKFILRKLISISSDIIKKCYEETTDVFDLLDRAESNLFDINQKYLITKKYENTHSLVKKAIDKIKESAKNGLSGISSGFKKMDDITSGWQNSDLIILASRPGMGKTTFMLSMVRNIAMEQKIPVIIFSLEMSSVQLVTRLISSETGISSNKIKRATLSDLDWNNLTEKTKNLINAPLFIDDTPSLSIFNLRSKCRKLISQHKVKLVLIDYMQLMAINNNNGFRFQNREQEISVISRNLKSIAKELDIPIIALSQLSRAVETRGGNKRPLLSDLRESGAIEQDADIVLFLYRPEYYGFKNWDTDKDNDTCIGQAEIIIAKHRNGILDKFRLKFISDQSKFINLEETKQPLLAWEEDYKKNILDKENFIEDYSNEDFSNNENYNHYENENFLDEDYFNIEK; encoded by the coding sequence ATGGATCATATAAAACAAGGACAAGGAGAAGATAGTTATTTTTATCTTAATTATTCGAATTCAAATTTTTCAAAAAAAGGAAAAATCCCACCTCAAGCTTTAGATTTAGAACAGGCTATCATAGGAGCAATAATGATAGATAAAAAAGGATTAGATGAAGTTATTGATATTCTTTATCCTGAAGTTTTTTATAAAAAAGAACATCAAGACATATTTAATGTAATTAAAAAATTATATCATAATTCTCAACCTATAGATTTATATACAGTTTCAAATGAACTTAAAAGTTCTGAAAAATTAAATTCAATAGGAGGAGAGATTTATTTAATAGAATTGACTCAAAAAGTTATCTCTTCAGCTCATATAGAATATCATAGTCGTATTATTCTGCAGAAATTTATTTTAAGAAAATTAATTAGTATATCTTCCGATATAATAAAAAAATGTTATGAAGAAACAACGGATGTTTTTGATCTTTTAGATAGAGCAGAATCCAATTTATTTGATATTAATCAAAAATATTTAATAACAAAAAAATATGAGAATACTCATTCCCTGGTAAAAAAAGCTATAGATAAGATAAAAGAATCTGCAAAAAATGGATTAAGTGGAATTTCTTCAGGATTTAAAAAAATGGATGATATAACTTCTGGTTGGCAAAATTCTGACTTAATCATATTGGCATCTAGACCTGGTATGGGAAAAACTACTTTTATGTTATCTATGGTTAGAAATATTGCGATGGAACAAAAAATTCCTGTTATAATTTTTTCTTTAGAAATGTCTTCTGTACAGTTAGTTACAAGATTAATTTCATCGGAAACAGGAATTTCTTCAAATAAAATAAAAAGAGCTACTTTATCTGATTTAGATTGGAATAATTTGACTGAAAAAACAAAAAATTTAATAAATGCTCCATTATTCATAGATGATACACCTTCTTTATCTATATTTAATTTACGGTCAAAATGTCGTAAACTAATATCTCAACATAAAGTTAAATTGGTATTGATAGATTACATGCAGTTAATGGCTATAAATAATAATAATGGATTTAGATTTCAAAATAGAGAACAAGAGATCTCAGTAATATCTCGTAATTTGAAATCAATTGCTAAAGAATTAGATATTCCTATAATAGCATTATCGCAATTATCAAGAGCTGTTGAAACAAGAGGTGGAAATAAACGTCCTTTACTATCAGATTTACGAGAATCAGGAGCAATAGAACAAGACGCTGATATTGTATTATTTCTTTATAGACCTGAATATTATGGATTTAAAAATTGGGATACAGATAAAGATAATGATACTTGTATAGGTCAAGCAGAAATTATAATAGCTAAACATAGAAATGGAATACTGGATAAATTTCGTTTAAAATTTATAAGTGATCAATCCAAATTTATTAATTTGGAAGAGACTAAACAACCTTTATTAGCTTGGGAAGAAGATTATAAAAAAAATATTTTAGATAAAGAAAATTTTATTGAAGATTATTCTAATGAAGATTTTTCTAATAATGAAAATTACAATCATTATGAAAATGAAAATTTTTTAGATGAAGATTACTTCAATATAGAAAAATAA
- a CDS encoding acetyl-CoA carboxylase carboxyltransferase subunit alpha → MEYLDFEKPIQEIQDQYLNCILIEEKSGVNMKGVCNELQTKLEKIIKKVHSNLTPWQRVQLSRHPNRPYTLDYIKSITKKNSFIELHGDRNFGDDKAIVGGFGKIDDITFMLIGTQKGRNTKDRQYRRFGMPNPEGYRKALRLMKLAERFRKPIVTFIDTPGAFPGIEAEQRGQGEAIGKNIYEMMCLKVPIIVLIIGEGASGGALGIGIGDIVSMMENSWFSVISPESCSTILWGNWDKKEKSAKALKLTAEDMHKLNLIDDLIKEPLGGAHFQPEKAYKIVKKQIIKYYKHLSVINLESLIRKRKNKYISIGHFDEK, encoded by the coding sequence ATGGAATATTTAGATTTCGAAAAACCAATACAAGAGATTCAAGATCAATATTTAAATTGTATTCTTATAGAAGAAAAAAGTGGAGTTAATATGAAAGGGGTTTGTAATGAATTACAAACGAAGTTAGAAAAAATTATTAAAAAGGTCCATAGTAATTTAACTCCTTGGCAAAGAGTGCAATTGTCTAGACACCCAAATAGACCTTATACTTTAGATTATATAAAATCAATAACAAAAAAAAATTCTTTTATAGAATTACATGGAGATAGAAATTTTGGAGACGATAAAGCTATTGTTGGAGGATTTGGAAAGATAGATGATATTACTTTTATGTTAATAGGTACTCAAAAAGGAAGGAATACGAAAGATAGACAATATAGGAGATTTGGAATGCCTAATCCGGAAGGCTATAGAAAAGCATTGCGTTTAATGAAATTAGCAGAAAGATTTCGAAAACCTATTGTAACTTTTATTGATACGCCAGGGGCTTTTCCTGGGATAGAAGCAGAACAAAGAGGTCAAGGAGAAGCTATTGGGAAAAATATTTATGAAATGATGTGTTTAAAAGTTCCTATTATTGTTCTTATAATAGGAGAAGGTGCTAGTGGTGGAGCTTTAGGTATTGGTATAGGGGATATAGTTTCTATGATGGAAAATTCATGGTTTTCTGTTATTTCTCCTGAAAGTTGTTCTACAATACTTTGGGGAAATTGGGATAAAAAAGAAAAATCAGCAAAAGCATTAAAACTAACTGCAGAAGATATGCATAAATTAAATCTTATAGATGATCTAATTAAAGAACCATTAGGGGGGGCTCATTTTCAGCCAGAAAAAGCTTATAAAATTGTAAAAAAACAAATTATAAAATATTATAAACACTTATCAGTTATTAATCTTGAATCTCTTATTAGGAAAAGAAAAAATAAGTATATTTCTATAGGTCATTTCGATGAGAAATAA
- a CDS encoding succinate dehydrogenase/fumarate reductase iron-sulfur subunit: MKELLNFKLKIWRQKNNQDKGYFKTYKVNNISPNSSFLEMLDILNNQILFDNKESTISFDHDCREGICGMCSLYINGRAHGPDNLVTTCQLYMRNFHNGETIYVEPWRAKPFPIIKDLIVDRSSFDRIIISGGFISVNTFGKTIDGNIIPIPKEKADKAFDAATCIGCGACVAACKNRSAMLFVSAKISQFSFLPQGRIERKKRVFNMISKMDEEGFGSCSNTKACEVECPKGISTEYITFVNKEYISSFT; the protein is encoded by the coding sequence ATGAAAGAACTTCTTAATTTTAAATTAAAAATATGGAGACAAAAAAATAATCAAGATAAAGGTTATTTTAAAACTTATAAAGTCAACAATATATCACCAAATAGTTCATTTTTGGAAATGCTAGACATATTAAATAATCAAATTCTTTTTGATAATAAAGAATCAACCATATCATTTGATCATGATTGTCGAGAAGGTATTTGTGGAATGTGTTCTCTTTACATAAACGGAAGAGCACATGGACCAGATAATTTGGTTACTACTTGCCAATTATATATGCGAAATTTTCATAATGGCGAAACTATATATGTTGAACCTTGGAGGGCAAAACCGTTTCCTATAATTAAGGATCTTATTGTAGATAGATCTTCTTTTGATAGAATTATTATATCTGGAGGGTTCATTTCTGTAAACACATTTGGAAAAACTATAGATGGAAATATAATTCCTATCCCAAAAGAAAAAGCAGATAAAGCTTTTGATGCAGCTACTTGTATTGGTTGTGGTGCATGTGTAGCAGCATGTAAAAATAGATCTGCCATGTTATTTGTTTCAGCAAAAATTTCTCAATTTTCTTTTTTACCTCAAGGAAGAATAGAGAGAAAAAAAAGAGTATTTAATATGATTAGTAAAATGGATGAAGAAGGCTTTGGTAGTTGTTCAAATACTAAAGCATGTGAAGTAGAATGTCCAAAAGGAATATCTACGGAATATATTACTTTTGTAAATAAAGAATATATTAGTTCATTCACTTAA